The following proteins come from a genomic window of Vallitaleaceae bacterium 9-2:
- a CDS encoding MBL fold metallo-hydrolase, which translates to MIKVGRQHEDKILKKKTLYCCRILLKIIGIFSVIFIMMHSIVIMYQKDTTRLFFLDVGQGDACVITHNEQTFLVDGGGNRYMDEENNMGMRVIYPFLLYKGIDNIDVAFISHMHYDHIKGVLELFDEIKIKKVAVSHVYKSIVEDEQQLQEHVLLNELIKKCKQTNTELIFVKEGDVFLGDGIKFVCHYPFSETEYEEDENKNSMVLELKTWQQQILFTGDIEADVEEAIEKKDVDIYGMDVLKVAHHGSATSSSQQFLERTHPTVGIISVGENRHGHPSQEVIARYNKLKIPVYLTMDYGMIEVSINRKHLKIKTHLRRNNDETVKRRYKK; encoded by the coding sequence ATGATTAAAGTTGGACGTCAACACGAGGACAAAATTCTCAAGAAAAAAACCTTGTACTGCTGCCGTATACTGTTAAAAATAATTGGGATATTCAGTGTTATTTTTATAATGATGCATAGTATCGTTATCATGTATCAAAAAGATACAACACGGCTGTTTTTTTTAGATGTAGGTCAAGGCGATGCATGTGTGATTACCCATAACGAACAGACATTTCTCGTTGATGGTGGAGGCAATAGGTATATGGATGAAGAAAACAATATGGGAATGCGTGTTATTTATCCGTTTTTGTTATATAAAGGGATTGATAATATAGATGTAGCTTTTATAAGCCACATGCATTATGATCATATCAAAGGCGTGTTAGAACTTTTTGATGAGATTAAGATAAAAAAAGTAGCAGTAAGTCATGTATATAAGAGCATTGTAGAAGATGAACAGCAACTTCAAGAACATGTACTTTTAAATGAACTAATCAAAAAGTGTAAACAAACAAATACAGAATTGATTTTTGTTAAAGAAGGAGATGTGTTTTTAGGTGATGGCATAAAATTTGTCTGTCATTATCCTTTTTCGGAAACAGAATATGAAGAAGATGAAAATAAAAACTCCATGGTTTTAGAATTAAAGACATGGCAACAACAGATATTATTTACGGGTGACATAGAGGCTGACGTAGAGGAAGCTATTGAAAAAAAGGATGTAGATATTTATGGAATGGATGTATTAAAAGTAGCACATCATGGCTCAGCAACTTCATCCTCGCAACAATTTTTAGAAAGGACACATCCGACAGTAGGCATTATTAGTGTCGGGGAGAATAGGCACGGACATCCTAGCCAAGAGGTCATTGCACGATATAACAAATTAAAAATTCCCGTGTATCTCACTATGGATTATGGTATGATAGAGGTTAGTATAAATCGTAAACATTTAAAAATAAAGACGCATTTAAGAAGGAATAATGATGAAACAGTTAAAAGAAGATATAAAAAATAG
- the holA gene encoding DNA polymerase III subunit delta codes for MMKQLKEDIKNRIFQPTYLFTGEEKYLLDVYVKRICDKVFEGQDSMMNLDQYTVDQKDFEVVIGSLETLPFFAEKRVVILWNMDLFNSKNKEKANQLAGKLDQLGETAICIVVEDKIDKRSKLYKKINKLGAFYDFKHLNESALIHHIGRRLAKEKLKISTGDAKFFIERVGYELNTIEQELSKVIDYCVGEEIVVREDIIQVTTKHIEAKIFELVDAIGSKKREIALYLYQDMISLKEPPTRILFMISRQMMLIHNIKLMLQGKMGQQHMASELKIPPFVVNKLIGQSRQFDLATLRQILARLLDLEYQFKQGKMDLTMGIEIFILEQS; via the coding sequence ATGATGAAACAGTTAAAAGAAGATATAAAAAATAGAATATTTCAACCAACATACTTATTTACAGGGGAAGAAAAATATCTGCTTGATGTGTATGTCAAAAGAATATGTGATAAAGTTTTTGAAGGACAAGATTCGATGATGAACCTTGATCAATATACGGTGGATCAAAAAGATTTTGAAGTGGTTATTGGAAGTCTTGAAACGTTGCCCTTTTTTGCGGAGAAACGTGTAGTGATTTTGTGGAACATGGATTTGTTTAACAGTAAAAATAAGGAGAAGGCAAATCAGCTAGCAGGCAAGTTGGATCAATTAGGGGAGACCGCAATTTGTATTGTTGTCGAAGACAAAATAGACAAACGCAGCAAATTATATAAAAAAATAAATAAGTTGGGAGCATTTTATGATTTTAAGCACCTCAATGAAAGTGCCCTGATTCATCATATAGGACGACGCCTGGCCAAAGAAAAACTAAAAATCAGTACAGGTGACGCAAAATTTTTTATTGAACGTGTAGGATATGAATTGAACACAATAGAGCAAGAATTATCCAAGGTGATTGATTATTGTGTGGGAGAAGAAATTGTCGTAAGAGAAGATATAATACAAGTTACAACAAAGCATATTGAGGCCAAGATATTTGAACTAGTCGATGCCATCGGAAGCAAAAAACGTGAAATCGCGCTATACTTATATCAGGATATGATTTCTTTAAAAGAACCACCAACACGTATACTTTTTATGATATCAAGACAAATGATGCTTATTCATAATATCAAACTTATGCTTCAAGGTAAAATGGGACAACAACACATGGCATCAGAACTTAAGATACCGCCTTTTGTTGTCAATAAACTTATTGGACAAAGCCGTCAATTTGATTTGGCAACACTGCGCCAAATATTGGCGCGTTTACTTGATTTGGAATACCAATTTAAACAGGGTAAAATGGACCTTACTATGGGAATAGAGATATTTATTTTAGAACAAAGTTGA
- the rpsT gene encoding 30S ribosomal protein S20 has translation MANIKSAKKRIKVIATKTAHNKSIKSRVKTIIKKVDVAVANGDKAAANVALTEAIKAISSATSKGIFHKNTAARKISILTKAVNELK, from the coding sequence ATGGCTAATATTAAATCTGCTAAAAAAAGAATTAAAGTTATCGCAACAAAAACAGCTCATAACAAAAGCATTAAATCACGCGTAAAGACAATTATTAAAAAAGTTGACGTCGCTGTAGCTAATGGTGATAAAGCAGCTGCAAACGTAGCTCTTACTGAAGCAATCAAAGCTATTTCAAGTGCAACTTCTAAAGGTATTTTCCATAAAAATACAGCAGCAAGAAAGATTTCTATTTTAACTAAAGCTGTTAACGAATTAAAATAA
- a CDS encoding GTP pyrophosphokinase family protein produces the protein METYMWREILIPYEQAVNELVIKFESIVNESRRLGTYSPIEFVTGRVKKISSILDKAKKKQLNMSYIEEEIEDIAGIRIICQFVEDIDRVVQLIHARNDMEVKYEKDYVQNTKKSGYRSYHIIVYYNVHTALGEKRIQAEIQIRTLAMNFWATIEHSLQYKYGHNIPVAIQNRLIRSAEAAHMLDQEMSKIRDEIMDAQSSFQYKSNIIADILNNLQNIKKKCDDVHELDQLQDEFYRLWEEGNLDKLVAFNKHLDNIAEVYRVQSL, from the coding sequence ATGGAAACCTATATGTGGCGGGAGATATTGATTCCTTATGAACAAGCAGTCAATGAACTTGTTATAAAGTTTGAGAGTATTGTTAATGAAAGTCGCCGTCTTGGAACCTATTCACCAATTGAATTTGTAACAGGACGTGTAAAAAAAATATCTAGTATTTTAGATAAAGCAAAAAAGAAACAGTTAAATATGTCTTATATAGAAGAAGAAATTGAGGATATTGCTGGTATACGCATTATTTGTCAATTTGTTGAAGATATTGACCGTGTGGTGCAGTTAATTCATGCACGTAATGATATGGAAGTAAAATATGAAAAAGATTATGTCCAAAACACAAAAAAGAGTGGATATCGTAGCTACCATATTATAGTATACTATAATGTGCATACTGCATTAGGAGAAAAAAGGATACAAGCAGAGATACAAATACGTACCCTTGCCATGAATTTTTGGGCGACGATTGAGCATTCGCTTCAATATAAATATGGGCATAATATTCCGGTTGCTATTCAAAATCGCTTGATTCGTTCGGCAGAGGCAGCGCATATGCTCGATCAAGAGATGTCAAAGATTCGGGATGAAATCATGGATGCGCAGAGTTCGTTCCAGTACAAGTCAAATATTATTGCGGATATTTTGAATAATTTACAAAACATTAAGAAAAAGTGTGATGATGTGCATGAGCTTGATCAATTGCAAGATGAATTTTACCGGTTATGGGAAGAAGGAAATCTCGATAAGCTTGTTGCATTTAACAAACACTTAGATAATATTGCAGAAGTATATCGAGTGCAGAGTTTATAA
- a CDS encoding pseudouridine synthase — protein sequence MKEKNTIMRIDKFLSNQGIGSRRDVRKLIQKGNVYINGTLINKIDVKIDATIDDIECNGQKVTYQSGVYLMLNKPKNCITATEDKHHKVVMDYIEHPQRRHLFPVGRLDKDTTGLLIITDDGQLAHDLLAPKKHVNKTYHAKLDKEITPSIIDAFYAGIELDDGYKTQPATLKKIEDTEQPYDVEVVIQEGKYHQIKRMFSACECEVLELKRVQMGSVKLDVQLAEGEYRELTQEEILQLRERK from the coding sequence ATGAAAGAAAAAAATACAATAATGCGAATTGACAAATTCTTGAGTAATCAGGGAATTGGTAGCAGAAGAGATGTTCGAAAGCTTATTCAAAAAGGCAATGTTTATATCAATGGAACGTTAATTAATAAAATAGATGTGAAGATTGATGCTACTATTGACGATATAGAATGTAACGGACAAAAAGTGACGTACCAATCGGGAGTTTATTTGATGCTCAATAAACCTAAAAATTGTATTACAGCAACCGAGGATAAACACCATAAAGTGGTTATGGATTATATAGAACATCCACAAAGACGTCATTTATTTCCGGTAGGACGATTAGATAAAGATACAACAGGACTTTTGATTATAACAGATGATGGGCAATTGGCACATGATCTGTTAGCACCAAAAAAACATGTGAATAAAACATACCATGCAAAACTTGATAAGGAAATTACCCCAAGCATTATTGATGCATTTTATGCGGGGATAGAGCTTGATGATGGATACAAAACACAACCCGCCACGTTAAAAAAAATAGAGGATACGGAGCAACCATATGATGTTGAAGTGGTTATTCAAGAAGGAAAGTATCATCAGATTAAACGCATGTTTAGTGCCTGTGAATGTGAAGTGCTTGAACTAAAAAGGGTTCAGATGGGCAGTGTGAAACTCGATGTTCAATTAGCTGAAGGTGAATATCGCGAATTAACGCAAGAAGAAATATTGCAATTACGTGAAAGAAAATAA
- a CDS encoding HAD family phosphatase translates to MFDKIKAAIFDMDGTLVDSMWLWKTIDIDYLAKHNLELPEDLQESIEGMSFSETAAYFKKRFVIEDDVETIKEEWNTMAADYYQNRVPLKENVLEFIQHLRDRDIKLGIGTSNSKELAQMIVQKYALESHFDSVRTSCEVNKGKPHPDIFLKVAQDLGVHPSECIVFEDIPNGLLAAKRAGMRVVAIDDDFSKELVEEKRELSDFFIYSYNEAIQVLLKGI, encoded by the coding sequence ATGTTTGATAAAATAAAAGCGGCTATCTTTGATATGGATGGAACATTGGTTGACTCTATGTGGCTATGGAAAACCATCGATATAGACTATTTAGCCAAGCATAATCTTGAATTACCAGAGGATTTGCAAGAATCCATCGAAGGAATGAGTTTCTCAGAAACTGCAGCATATTTTAAAAAGCGGTTTGTCATTGAAGATGATGTTGAAACCATTAAAGAAGAATGGAATACAATGGCGGCAGACTATTATCAAAATAGAGTGCCATTAAAAGAAAATGTATTGGAATTTATACAACATTTGCGTGACCGAGATATTAAGTTGGGGATTGGAACAAGCAATTCAAAAGAGTTAGCACAAATGATTGTTCAAAAGTATGCACTTGAATCCCACTTTGATTCTGTTCGAACATCTTGTGAAGTCAATAAAGGAAAACCACATCCAGACATTTTCTTAAAGGTCGCACAAGATTTAGGTGTTCATCCATCGGAATGTATTGTTTTTGAAGACATACCTAATGGATTGTTAGCAGCAAAAAGGGCAGGAATGCGAGTTGTTGCTATTGATGATGATTTTAGCAAAGAACTTGTTGAAGAAAAACGTGAATTATCTGATTTTTTCATTTATTCATATAATGAAGCAATTCAGGTTTTATTGAAAGGAATATAA
- a CDS encoding YgiQ family radical SAM protein → MNRFLPTTREEGKEKGIDIFDFVFVSGDAYVDHPSFGIAIISRLLEANGYSVGIIAQPDWKDPNSVTILGKPRLAFLVSGGNIDSMVNHYSVAKRRRDHDAYTPGGKAGARPDRATIVYGNLIRQTYKQTPIILGGIEASLRRLAHYDYWDNKLRRSILLDSAADILVYGMGEKAILDIASSLDNGIPIEEIGYIKGTAYRKKTLEDLVDYIELPSYPSLLQDKKKYAQSFLTQTQEGNFALGKTLVESYDSNSYVVVNPPMAPVTESEFDYYYSLPYTREVHPMYTENVPAIEEVQFSVISNRGCFGNCNFCALTFHQGRTIQARSHASILREAQAISWDVNFKGYIHDVGGPTANFRAPSCEKQLTVGPCKNKNCLGSDPCKQMTVDHSDYLQLLRKMRELPKIKKVFVRSGIRFDYLLYDKDDTFFKELVQHHISGQLKVAPEHVSNRVLDYMGKPHHKVYKEFTQKYNQLNKHYGKKQFIVPYLMSSHPGSTIDDAITLAEFLHAENIVPQQVQDFYPTPSTMSTVMYYTEIDPRTGQSVYVAKNPHEKAMQRALIQYRNPKNYRLVQEALIIAGREDLIGSAKKCLIYAKGNYAKNIKTNQRTAKTPNKKGKKKTIRNLHKKKK, encoded by the coding sequence ATGAATCGATTTTTACCAACAACACGTGAAGAAGGAAAAGAAAAAGGTATCGATATCTTTGATTTTGTTTTTGTAAGTGGAGATGCCTATGTGGATCACCCTTCTTTTGGGATTGCAATTATTTCAAGACTGCTTGAAGCCAACGGATATAGTGTTGGTATTATTGCCCAGCCAGACTGGAAAGACCCAAACTCAGTTACGATTCTTGGGAAGCCACGTCTTGCTTTTTTGGTTTCTGGTGGGAATATCGACTCCATGGTTAATCATTATTCGGTTGCGAAACGACGCCGAGATCATGATGCCTATACACCTGGAGGAAAAGCGGGGGCCCGCCCTGACCGAGCAACGATTGTTTATGGGAATCTTATTCGCCAAACATATAAGCAGACGCCAATTATTTTGGGCGGAATTGAAGCAAGTCTAAGGCGATTGGCTCACTATGATTATTGGGATAACAAACTGCGACGCTCAATTTTACTTGACTCAGCTGCGGACATTCTTGTCTATGGAATGGGTGAGAAAGCTATTTTAGATATTGCCTCATCATTGGACAATGGGATACCGATTGAAGAAATAGGATATATTAAAGGAACGGCTTATCGAAAAAAAACACTGGAAGATCTAGTGGACTATATTGAATTGCCGTCATATCCCAGCTTGCTTCAAGATAAGAAAAAATATGCACAAAGTTTCTTGACCCAAACCCAAGAGGGGAATTTTGCGCTTGGGAAAACACTTGTTGAATCGTATGATTCAAATAGCTATGTTGTTGTTAATCCCCCCATGGCTCCAGTAACGGAATCTGAGTTTGACTATTATTATAGTCTCCCATATACTCGAGAAGTCCATCCGATGTACACAGAAAATGTGCCGGCGATTGAAGAGGTACAATTTAGTGTGATTAGTAATCGAGGCTGCTTTGGAAATTGTAACTTCTGTGCATTGACCTTCCATCAAGGGCGTACAATACAGGCAAGATCGCATGCGTCAATTCTACGAGAGGCACAGGCAATCTCATGGGATGTGAATTTTAAAGGATATATACATGATGTAGGCGGACCTACGGCGAACTTTCGAGCGCCATCATGTGAAAAACAATTAACAGTGGGACCATGTAAGAATAAAAACTGCTTAGGTTCAGATCCTTGTAAACAAATGACCGTTGATCATTCCGATTATTTGCAATTGCTTAGAAAAATGCGCGAACTCCCGAAGATAAAAAAAGTCTTTGTCCGTTCAGGAATTCGATTTGACTATTTGCTCTACGATAAGGACGATACTTTTTTCAAAGAATTGGTTCAACATCATATTAGCGGTCAACTAAAAGTAGCACCGGAACATGTATCAAACCGAGTTTTAGATTATATGGGAAAACCACATCATAAAGTCTATAAAGAGTTTACCCAAAAATATAATCAATTAAATAAGCACTATGGCAAAAAGCAATTTATTGTACCTTATCTCATGTCTTCACACCCGGGGTCAACGATTGATGACGCAATTACTTTAGCAGAATTTTTGCATGCTGAAAACATTGTCCCTCAGCAGGTACAAGACTTTTATCCTACACCAAGTACTATGTCAACGGTCATGTATTATACCGAAATTGATCCGCGAACGGGACAATCCGTTTATGTGGCAAAAAATCCTCATGAAAAAGCTATGCAAAGGGCTTTGATTCAGTACCGGAATCCTAAAAATTACCGCCTGGTTCAAGAAGCGCTGATTATAGCTGGGCGAGAAGATTTGATTGGTTCGGCTAAAAAATGCTTAATCTATGCTAAAGGCAATTACGCCAAGAACATCAAGACAAATCAACGTACAGCCAAAACACCAAATAAAAAAGGGAAGAAAAAGACGATTCGTAATCTTCATAAGAAGAAAAAGTAG
- a CDS encoding YicC family protein, whose translation MIRSMTGFGRGEAVNNNRTITIEMKSVNHRYCDINIRMPKVLFHIENKLKNIIKEEIHRGKIDVFINYDDRSDKANSIRYNKNLAEQYMDQFKQISQEFHIENDIKVSHLSRYPEVLVLEEQDQCEEEVIENLAFESLRVALSNIKETRSKEGQMLKTDLKLKLNDMLEYVEQLKSITPKVIEDYRIKLTERISELTDQALIDPERIAMEVAIYADKSCIDEEIVRLESHIKHMRDTLDADEAIGRKLDFISQEMNREANTVLSKANNIEVSNHGIELKTLIEKVREQIQNIE comes from the coding sequence ATGATTAGAAGTATGACAGGTTTTGGACGGGGTGAAGCTGTCAATAATAATCGAACAATAACGATTGAAATGAAAAGTGTGAATCATCGTTACTGTGATATTAATATTCGTATGCCAAAAGTCCTTTTTCATATTGAAAACAAGTTGAAGAACATTATTAAAGAAGAAATTCATCGTGGTAAAATCGATGTGTTTATTAATTATGACGATCGAAGTGACAAAGCAAACAGTATTAGGTATAATAAAAATTTGGCTGAGCAATATATGGATCAGTTTAAGCAAATAAGCCAAGAATTTCACATTGAAAATGATATTAAAGTTTCGCATTTATCTAGATATCCAGAAGTGCTTGTTTTGGAAGAGCAAGATCAGTGCGAAGAAGAAGTTATCGAAAATCTAGCATTTGAATCGCTTCGAGTAGCATTAAGCAATATAAAAGAAACGCGATCTAAAGAAGGACAAATGCTAAAGACAGATTTAAAATTAAAACTAAATGATATGTTAGAATATGTTGAGCAACTTAAGTCAATCACGCCAAAAGTTATTGAAGATTATCGTATTAAGTTGACAGAACGTATATCTGAACTTACAGATCAAGCGCTTATCGATCCTGAACGCATTGCAATGGAAGTTGCAATATATGCAGATAAGAGCTGTATTGACGAAGAAATAGTTCGTTTGGAAAGTCATATAAAACACATGCGCGATACATTAGATGCCGATGAAGCCATTGGGCGTAAGTTAGACTTTATCTCACAGGAAATGAACCGAGAGGCAAATACCGTCTTAAGTAAAGCCAATAATATAGAAGTGTCAAATCATGGTATTGAGCTTAAAACCCTTATTGAAAAAGTTAGGGAGCAAATACAGAATATAGAATAA
- the gmk gene encoding guanylate kinase, with translation MEKKGLLLIVSGFSGAGKGTIVKEFINRNEDVRLSVSATTREMRQGEQDGVHYYYISREKFEHMIDNGDMIEYASYVNNYYGTPKSFVMKQLEQGHDVILEIEMQGALQVKRMYEEAILIFVVPPHAKDLEDRLFGRGTETAEVIKNRLRRSCEEVDLIPHYDYILVNDQLPDSVNMLENIRSAEHLKVKHYENLIDKLKKELQSIIN, from the coding sequence ATGGAAAAAAAAGGATTGCTTTTAATTGTTTCCGGGTTTTCAGGAGCGGGAAAAGGAACAATCGTTAAGGAGTTTATTAATCGCAATGAGGATGTGCGATTATCTGTTTCAGCAACAACAAGAGAAATGCGCCAAGGAGAACAAGACGGTGTCCATTATTATTATATTTCACGAGAAAAGTTTGAACATATGATTGATAATGGAGATATGATTGAATATGCGTCATATGTTAACAATTATTATGGAACGCCTAAGAGTTTTGTTATGAAACAGCTAGAACAAGGGCATGATGTAATACTTGAGATAGAGATGCAAGGTGCATTGCAAGTGAAGCGTATGTATGAAGAAGCCATTTTGATTTTTGTTGTTCCACCACATGCAAAAGATCTTGAAGATCGTTTGTTTGGACGTGGAACCGAGACGGCAGAAGTTATAAAAAATAGGTTGCGACGTTCGTGTGAAGAAGTTGATTTGATACCACATTATGATTATATTTTGGTTAATGATCAGCTTCCAGATAGTGTAAACATGTTAGAAAATATTCGTAGTGCAGAACATTTAAAGGTGAAGCATTACGAAAATCTAATTGATAAATTGAAAAAAGAGTTACAAAGCATTATAAATTGA
- the rpoZ gene encoding DNA-directed RNA polymerase subunit omega has product MLHPSYSDLMGVINDRSEESGTKVKSRYSVIIATSKRARQLIEENQSFEEREDDFKAKKNPMRIKELSCAVEELYEGKIDII; this is encoded by the coding sequence ATGTTACATCCATCTTATTCTGATTTAATGGGCGTTATCAATGATCGTAGTGAAGAAAGCGGTACAAAAGTAAAGAGTCGATATTCGGTGATTATTGCAACATCCAAGCGTGCACGTCAATTAATCGAAGAGAATCAATCATTTGAAGAAAGAGAAGATGATTTTAAAGCGAAGAAAAACCCAATGCGTATTAAAGAATTATCTTGTGCAGTTGAAGAATTATATGAAGGAAAAATAGACATTATATAG
- the priA gene encoding primosomal protein N', which produces MESVQVIIGISTKALDRPFTYILPPKLKDRVEVGSVVLVPFGKGNALKEAYVTERGYLIKEPDFELKEVYEVIEDVKVEKELIKLAYWIHKRYECSITSALKLMVPTDVNAKVKTEKFVSMSKIQATTAAKDLQLESKEGLTKKRREILAAFLGQMDEQNLSAIKLPMKQACQIMGTTTTLLKTLQELGYLSISDDEVGRDIGVLKNRAMGQELILNEEQEKCVNQVSHSLESQGTFLLHGVTGSGKTEVYMQLIQQVLEQGKSVIVLIPEIGLTSLTTQRFIERFGQVVGVQHSKLNLGERYEQWLKAKRGEIQIMVGARSAIFTPFTRIGLIIIDEEHEHTYKSEQNPRYHAREIAIKRSMDHQCPVILGSATPLIESYYKAQAGQYTLLELNKRAVVGSNRKVTMIDMRHELENGNTSILSHDLEQAIAKALQKKEQIILFINRRGFANFVSCRQCGFVYTCKHCDVSMTYHANNKRMICHYCGYSLPVNKTCPECGSSYLKAFGAGTQKIHAYIKKQFPEANIARMDQDTTQKKHGHEIILNAFDQKEIDILIGTQMIAKGHDFHNVSVVGVLAADLSLHIDDFRAAERTFQLVTQVIGRTGRGEVDGHAYIQTYSPDHFALTYALEENYLGFYNEEILFRRAMIYPPFCHILQLITFSEREEIGMKFLNECLKMLEHYGQNNEQLGDIIVLGPAKASIGKVKGKYRHRLLIKGSSYRQLTNIRKELYNSIDSKIKNELQMHVDINPMIMY; this is translated from the coding sequence ATGGAAAGCGTTCAAGTGATTATTGGTATATCAACCAAAGCTTTGGACAGACCATTTACATATATTTTACCCCCCAAATTAAAAGACCGTGTTGAAGTTGGGTCTGTAGTTTTAGTGCCATTTGGAAAAGGCAATGCGCTAAAGGAAGCATATGTAACGGAACGGGGATATCTGATAAAAGAACCTGATTTTGAACTCAAGGAAGTCTATGAAGTCATTGAAGATGTAAAAGTAGAAAAGGAACTTATAAAACTTGCCTACTGGATACATAAACGTTATGAATGCAGTATTACTTCGGCTCTAAAATTGATGGTTCCAACAGATGTCAATGCAAAAGTGAAGACAGAAAAGTTTGTAAGCATGTCAAAGATCCAGGCTACAACTGCTGCAAAAGACTTGCAATTAGAGAGTAAAGAAGGTTTGACAAAAAAAAGGCGCGAAATACTAGCGGCGTTTTTGGGTCAAATGGATGAACAGAACTTGTCGGCAATAAAACTTCCGATGAAACAAGCGTGTCAGATTATGGGAACGACAACCACATTATTAAAAACATTACAAGAACTTGGCTACCTTAGTATTTCAGATGATGAGGTGGGCAGGGATATTGGTGTACTTAAAAACCGTGCGATGGGCCAAGAGCTGATTCTTAATGAAGAGCAAGAAAAATGTGTCAATCAAGTATCTCATTCATTAGAAAGCCAAGGGACATTTTTGCTTCATGGAGTGACTGGAAGTGGAAAGACAGAAGTCTATATGCAACTGATTCAGCAAGTTTTAGAACAAGGGAAAAGTGTTATTGTCCTTATTCCGGAAATTGGGCTGACGTCCCTTACGACGCAAAGGTTTATTGAACGATTCGGTCAGGTTGTGGGAGTACAGCATTCAAAGCTGAATTTAGGTGAGCGATATGAACAATGGCTAAAAGCCAAACGTGGTGAGATTCAGATTATGGTAGGCGCGCGCTCGGCTATCTTCACTCCATTTACACGTATTGGATTGATTATTATTGATGAAGAGCACGAGCATACATATAAGTCAGAGCAAAACCCAAGATATCATGCGCGTGAGATAGCCATTAAAAGAAGTATGGACCATCAATGTCCGGTTATTCTTGGGAGTGCAACCCCTTTAATTGAAAGCTATTATAAGGCCCAAGCAGGTCAATATACACTGCTTGAACTTAATAAGCGGGCAGTTGTAGGTTCAAATCGCAAAGTTACAATGATCGACATGCGTCATGAATTAGAAAATGGCAATACAAGTATTTTGTCCCATGATTTAGAACAGGCTATAGCCAAAGCGCTACAAAAAAAAGAGCAGATTATATTATTTATCAATCGTAGAGGTTTTGCCAATTTTGTCAGTTGTAGACAATGCGGTTTTGTATATACGTGTAAACATTGTGATGTCTCGATGACATATCATGCCAATAACAAACGTATGATTTGTCATTATTGTGGTTATTCGCTTCCGGTTAACAAGACGTGTCCTGAATGTGGCTCGTCCTATTTAAAAGCTTTTGGAGCAGGAACCCAAAAAATACATGCATATATAAAAAAACAATTTCCAGAAGCCAATATTGCTCGGATGGATCAAGATACGACCCAAAAAAAACATGGACATGAGATTATTTTGAATGCATTTGATCAAAAGGAAATTGATATATTGATTGGAACACAAATGATTGCAAAAGGACATGATTTTCACAATGTATCTGTTGTAGGTGTACTTGCGGCAGATTTATCCTTGCACATAGATGATTTTCGTGCAGCAGAGCGAACGTTTCAATTAGTTACACAAGTTATTGGTCGAACAGGTCGAGGGGAAGTTGATGGACATGCCTATATACAGACATATAGTCCAGACCATTTTGCGCTTACCTATGCACTAGAAGAAAACTATTTAGGCTTTTATAATGAAGAAATTTTATTTAGGAGAGCAATGATTTACCCTCCGTTTTGTCATATACTGCAGTTGATTACTTTCTCAGAACGTGAAGAAATCGGAATGAAATTTTTGAATGAATGTCTAAAAATGCTTGAACACTACGGACAAAACAATGAGCAATTAGGTGACATTATTGTCTTGGGACCGGCAAAGGCAAGCATTGGAAAGGTTAAAGGTAAGTATCGACATCGTCTATTAATCAAAGGAAGTTCATATAGACAGTTGACGAATATTAGAAAAGAACTCTATAATAGTATAGATAGTAAAATTAAAAATGAATTGCAAATGCATGTGGATATAAATCCGATGATTATGTATTAA